A section of the Styela clava chromosome 9, kaStyClav1.hap1.2, whole genome shotgun sequence genome encodes:
- the LOC120338751 gene encoding uncharacterized protein LOC120338751 encodes MQEMNKTHAALGKEKTRVNELKTLNHLKSAVNALATGINMTDDGGIFWIEISSYRWMNYDAADAFCKKHDMVVANIKDKEGYDALVKAIRAKIPEGEFNVYIWIGTTVDLKTGKTTPQNVFTKWKIAFPIKYDDPWLSSFSNVILVVDADLDTSTGMRDWHSRVNGVLCQMSN; translated from the exons ATGCAAGAGATGAACAAGACACACGCTGCATTAGGTAAAGAGAAAACAAGGGTTAATGAATTGAAAACTCTGAATCACTTGAAATCAGCTGTGAATGCTCTTGCCACAG gAATAAACATGACCGATGATGGAGGTATATTTTGGATCGAGATAAGTTCTTATAGATGGATGAACTATGATGCAGCTGATGCTTTTTGTAAGAAACACGATATGGTCGTCGCTAATATAAAAGACAAAGAAGGATACGATGCACTGGTGAAAGCTATACGAGCAAAGATACCGGAGGGAGAGTTTAACGTATATATTTGGATTGGAACGACTGTCGATTTAAAG ACAGGCAAAACGACACCACAAAATGTATTTACAAAATGGAAAATagcatttccaataaagtacGATGATCCTTGGCTGTCGTCTTTCAGTAATGTCATACTTGTTGTCGATGCTGATCTGGATACATCTACAGGAATGCGAGATTGGCATAGCCGTGTTAATGGTGTATTATGCCAGATGTCGAATTAA
- the LOC120338738 gene encoding ephrin type-A receptor 3-like isoform X1 — MLKSWIYILPGLIFISGVNSDQVTLLTTEGVTTNLNWRVENINELPGFNGWDDLSILYKDEIVRGYQVCQINIDQNVKEKPQTWLLLPGVEINAAPRIFIEMNFTMRECSDLEKTCRETFSVYYRLTEGNLQSESDYKFEPLDYKKIDTVAAEVRFSTASWNSLINSETVSISLKNSTKNTALHIAIMDAGACISLMGVRIYHKVCRRTTAGFAYFRETKTGISDTSLVPVTGRCVSNSIYPEPGLPLPDIVLPSATLEPVSDDLIGPLYHCTSSGDWQVQTGSCQCKPGYQPDLSKTKCEPCTSGMHKPLIGNHNCTICPVHSNTAKQGEMTCQCDSGYFTVELDEEKVEDEPSLLLPSITLSAKECDLCSKLPFSPNNLKIHQRDPNNPGSIEVSWKAPTNDGGCYNVQYCVLCQFNSMQQNNSAEALDCDHLNFHSSQCYINNLKVTTTGLRGHTSYNFTVVSFTLATKQKFPNLIENFYENQKSKRANTSNRIVHIDTQKLHSLLDSSSSSIVYKTGDTLPSSVQNPMITMENQTAVALKWNEPKYPNGVILFYKVKYALVNEIKDSSEKPSNVPAQFVSHKYTWEYIIVNETYVLLTDLYPGSIYEIIITVHNSAGSDNGSNPLLAYTVSFDDSANNQPTNTGNFPYLIATIVIAALVFIICLILILQWKCRSNNRKHENKNGFTEQQTEFRPYNSHHEAMDQRTYIDPYSIDAISPHRFLCETSVESISCGQVIGCGEFGEVYKGTLATIDLKTGQETTIDVAVKQLRDQCEPQEQINFLREAMSLEKFRHPNIVHLEAVVTQSRPFFIVTELMDHGSLHGFLTSIKEKTMSKSNGHDWSLPISHRKIAEMLKGVASGMEYLSGRGFVHRDLAARNVLINSDLVCKVADFGLMREVENNDSESGSNGSGTYTTRGGKIAIKWTAPEAVAFRTFTQFSDVWSFGILMWEASSFGESPYWDMTNHEVIKVVNDGMRLPAPEKCPSVFHQLMLECWQRDHHKRPTFTKILTRFNEMLSDLESLEVPASPASCGMQEMFFGENEDVTIVDVNDPPTETNNDDDDAAQISDNEDQEAEPLLTTVMVDRHNVQYGPANQEPRNNFKSTNEDEEGTGSEVSSCTSTICASEITVCAANGVAVYVPLVRSDSDEIRPSTPSGYYPIQA, encoded by the exons ATGTTAAAAAGTTGGATTTATATTTTACCTGGATTGATATTTATTTCTGGTGTTAATTCAGATCAAG TAACATTGTTGACAACGGAGGGAGTGACAACCAATTTAAACTGGCGAGTTGAAAACATAAATGAACTACCTGGGTTCAATGGG TGGGATGATCTCAGCATCTTATACAAGGATGAAATAGTTCGGGGATATCAAGTTTGTCAAATAAATATCGATcaaaatgtaaaagaaaaaCCTCAAACATGGCTTCTCTTACCTGGcgttgaaataaatg cgGCACCAAGAATATTCattgaaatgaattttactATGAGAGAATGCAGTGATTTAGAAAAGACATGCAG AGAAACATTCTCTGTTTATTACCGGTTGACTGAAGGAAATTTGCAGAGTGAATCTGATTATAAGTTTGAACCTCTTGATTATAAAAAGATTGACACAGTTGCTGCTGAG GTGCGATTTTCCACAGCCTCATGGAATTCGTTGATCAACAGTGAGACAGTCAGCATCAGCCTGAAAAATTCTACCAAAAACACAG CACTTCATATAGCAATAATGGATGCAGGTGCCTGTATATCATTGATGGGAGTCCGAATCTATCATAAAGTTTGCAGAAGAACAACTGCTGGTTTTGCATATTTTCGAGAAACAAAAACTGGCATCAGTGATACTTCTCTTGTACCT GTCACTGGAAGATgtgtttcaaattcaatttatcCTGAACCTGGCTTGCCATTACCTGACATTGTTTTGCCTTCTGCGACCCTTGAACCTGTTTCAGATGATCTGATTGGTCCACTGTATCATTGTACCAGCTCTGGTGATTGGCAAGTTCAAACCGGATCATGCCAGTGTAAACCAGGTTATCAACCAGAtttatctaaaacaaaatgtgaGCCTTGTACAAGTGGAATGCACAA GCCATTGATAGGGAATCACAACTGTACAATATGTCCTGTCCATTCAAACACAGCAAAACAAGGAGAAATGACTTGCCAGTGTGATTCAGGTTATTTTACAGTGGAACTTGACGAGGAAAAGGTCGAAGATGAACCAAG TCTATTACTTCCAAGCATCACACTAAGTGCAAAAGAATGTGATTTATGTTCAAAGTTACCATTTTCaccaaataatttgaaaatacatcaACGGGATCCAAACAATCCag GTTCCATTGAAGTTTCATGGAAGGCCCCAACAAATGATGGAGGATGTTACAATGTACAGTACTGTGTGTTATGTCAATTCAACTCAATGCAGCAAAACAATTCAGCTGAAG CTCTTGATTGCGATCATCTCAACTTCCATTCTTCACAATGTTATATTAACAATCTCAAGGTCACGACAACTGGACTTAGAGGTCACACATCCTACAATTTCACTGTGGTCTCCTTCACTCTCGCCACAAAACAAAAGTTTCCAAATTTGAtagaaaatttttatgaaaaccaAAAAAGTAAAAGAGCAAATACATCTAACAGAATTGTTCATATAGACACACAG AAACTGCATTCCTTGCTTGATTCCTCATCAAGTTCGATAGTTTATAAGACAGGCGATACACTGCCATCCAGTGTTCAAAATCCAATGATTACGATGGAAAACCAAACTGCAGTTGCATTGAAATGGAATGAACCAAAATATCCAAACGGTGTTATTCTCTTTTATAAG GTCAAATATGCACTTGTTAATGAAATCAAAGATTCTTCTGAGAAGCCATCTAATGTTCCAGCTCAATTTGTTTCACATAAATATACTTGGGAATATATCATCGTCAATGAAACATATGTTTTACTCACCGATTTATATCCGGGATCAATCTATGAGATCATAATCACTGTTCATAATTCTGCTG GATCAGACAACGGGAGCAATCCACTTCTTGCTTACACAGTTTCATTTGATGATTCAGCGAATAATCAACCAACAAACACTGGAAACTTTCCTTATTTAATCGCAACTATTGTCATTGCTGCATTGGTTTTCATA ATTTGTCTCATTTTAATACTTCAATGGAAATGTCGATCAAATAACAGGAAACATGAAAACAAGAACGGATTTACTGAGCAACAAACTGAATTCAGACCTTACAATTCACATCATGAAGCAATGG ACCAACGTACATACATAGATCCATACTCCATAGATGCTATATCACCTCATAGATTTCTATGCGAGACATCAGTAGAATCAATATCATGTGGACAAGTTATCGGCTGCGGAGAATTTGGTGAAGTTTATAAAGGAACTCTTGCAACTATTG ATTTGAAAACAGGACAAGAAACCACAATAGATGTTGCAGTGAAACAACTGAGAGATCAATGTGAACCACAAGAACAG ataaacTTTCTCCGTGAAGCAATGTCGCTTGAAAAATTTCGTCATCCGAATATTGTACACTTGGAGGCAGTAGTGACCCAAAGTCGTCCCTTTTTCATCGTTACTGAGTTGATGGACCATGGTAGTTTACACGGCTTCTTAACAAGCATCAAAGAAAAGACGATGTCCAAGTCTAATGGTCATGATTGGAGTCTCCCTATTTCACACCGTAAAATAGCAGAAATGTTGAAAGGTGTTGCAAGCGGAATGGAATACTTGAGTGGAAGAGGATTTGTTCATAG AGATCTTGCGGCGAGAAATGTTCTCATCAATTCAGACCTTGTGTGTAAGGTTGCTGATTTTGGCCTGATGAGGGAGGTAGAGAATAATGATTCTGAAAGTGGGAGTAATGGAAGTGGAACATACACAACTCGGGGAGGAAAAATTGCAATCAAATGGACTGCCCCTGAAGCTGTGGCGTTTCGTACATTCACCCAG TTCTCGGATGTTTGGAGCTTCGGCATCCTTATGTGGGAGGCATCAAGTTTTGGTGAATCACCGTACTGGGATATGACAAACCATGAAGTTATTAAAGTTGTCAATGATGGAATGAGATTGCCTGCTCCAGAA AAATGTCCGTCGGTTTTCCATCAACTAATGTTAGAATGTTGGCAGAGAGATCATCATAAACGTCCAACATTTACAAAAATTCTCACTAGATTCAATGAAATGCTTTCTGATCTGGAATCATTAGAAGTTCCAGCCAGTCCTGCAAGTTGTGG GATGCAAGAAATGTTTTTCGGCGAAAATGAAGACGTTACAATAGTAGATGTTAATGATCCACCTACTGAAACTAATAATGATGATGACGATGCCGCTCAAATCTCTGATAATGAAGACCAAGAAGCAGAACCTTTGTTAACCACAGTTATGGTGGATAGACACAATGTACAATATGGACCAGCCAATCAGGAGCCACGAAACAATTTCAAATCAACCAATGAGGATGAAGAAGGAACAGGGTCAGAGGTCAGCTCATGCACAAGTACAATATGTGCGAGTGAAATAACAGTCTGTGCAGCAAACGGTGTCGCAGTTTATGTTCCATTAGTACGATCAGATTCTGATGAAATTAGACCGAGTACACCTAGTGGATATTACCCCATTCAAGCATAA
- the LOC120338738 gene encoding ephrin type-B receptor 1-B-like isoform X2, with amino-acid sequence MNYLGSMGETFSVYYRLTEGNLQSESDYKFEPLDYKKIDTVAAEVRFSTASWNSLINSETVSISLKNSTKNTALHIAIMDAGACISLMGVRIYHKVCRRTTAGFAYFRETKTGISDTSLVPVTGRCVSNSIYPEPGLPLPDIVLPSATLEPVSDDLIGPLYHCTSSGDWQVQTGSCQCKPGYQPDLSKTKCEPCTSGMHKPLIGNHNCTICPVHSNTAKQGEMTCQCDSGYFTVELDEEKVEDEPSLLLPSITLSAKECDLCSKLPFSPNNLKIHQRDPNNPGSIEVSWKAPTNDGGCYNVQYCVLCQFNSMQQNNSAEALDCDHLNFHSSQCYINNLKVTTTGLRGHTSYNFTVVSFTLATKQKFPNLIENFYENQKSKRANTSNRIVHIDTQKLHSLLDSSSSSIVYKTGDTLPSSVQNPMITMENQTAVALKWNEPKYPNGVILFYKVKYALVNEIKDSSEKPSNVPAQFVSHKYTWEYIIVNETYVLLTDLYPGSIYEIIITVHNSAGSDNGSNPLLAYTVSFDDSANNQPTNTGNFPYLIATIVIAALVFIICLILILQWKCRSNNRKHENKNGFTEQQTEFRPYNSHHEAMDQRTYIDPYSIDAISPHRFLCETSVESISCGQVIGCGEFGEVYKGTLATIDLKTGQETTIDVAVKQLRDQCEPQEQINFLREAMSLEKFRHPNIVHLEAVVTQSRPFFIVTELMDHGSLHGFLTSIKEKTMSKSNGHDWSLPISHRKIAEMLKGVASGMEYLSGRGFVHRDLAARNVLINSDLVCKVADFGLMREVENNDSESGSNGSGTYTTRGGKIAIKWTAPEAVAFRTFTQFSDVWSFGILMWEASSFGESPYWDMTNHEVIKVVNDGMRLPAPEKCPSVFHQLMLECWQRDHHKRPTFTKILTRFNEMLSDLESLEVPASPASCGMQEMFFGENEDVTIVDVNDPPTETNNDDDDAAQISDNEDQEAEPLLTTVMVDRHNVQYGPANQEPRNNFKSTNEDEEGTGSEVSSCTSTICASEITVCAANGVAVYVPLVRSDSDEIRPSTPSGYYPIQA; translated from the exons ATGAACTACCTGGGTTCAATGGG AGAAACATTCTCTGTTTATTACCGGTTGACTGAAGGAAATTTGCAGAGTGAATCTGATTATAAGTTTGAACCTCTTGATTATAAAAAGATTGACACAGTTGCTGCTGAG GTGCGATTTTCCACAGCCTCATGGAATTCGTTGATCAACAGTGAGACAGTCAGCATCAGCCTGAAAAATTCTACCAAAAACACAG CACTTCATATAGCAATAATGGATGCAGGTGCCTGTATATCATTGATGGGAGTCCGAATCTATCATAAAGTTTGCAGAAGAACAACTGCTGGTTTTGCATATTTTCGAGAAACAAAAACTGGCATCAGTGATACTTCTCTTGTACCT GTCACTGGAAGATgtgtttcaaattcaatttatcCTGAACCTGGCTTGCCATTACCTGACATTGTTTTGCCTTCTGCGACCCTTGAACCTGTTTCAGATGATCTGATTGGTCCACTGTATCATTGTACCAGCTCTGGTGATTGGCAAGTTCAAACCGGATCATGCCAGTGTAAACCAGGTTATCAACCAGAtttatctaaaacaaaatgtgaGCCTTGTACAAGTGGAATGCACAA GCCATTGATAGGGAATCACAACTGTACAATATGTCCTGTCCATTCAAACACAGCAAAACAAGGAGAAATGACTTGCCAGTGTGATTCAGGTTATTTTACAGTGGAACTTGACGAGGAAAAGGTCGAAGATGAACCAAG TCTATTACTTCCAAGCATCACACTAAGTGCAAAAGAATGTGATTTATGTTCAAAGTTACCATTTTCaccaaataatttgaaaatacatcaACGGGATCCAAACAATCCag GTTCCATTGAAGTTTCATGGAAGGCCCCAACAAATGATGGAGGATGTTACAATGTACAGTACTGTGTGTTATGTCAATTCAACTCAATGCAGCAAAACAATTCAGCTGAAG CTCTTGATTGCGATCATCTCAACTTCCATTCTTCACAATGTTATATTAACAATCTCAAGGTCACGACAACTGGACTTAGAGGTCACACATCCTACAATTTCACTGTGGTCTCCTTCACTCTCGCCACAAAACAAAAGTTTCCAAATTTGAtagaaaatttttatgaaaaccaAAAAAGTAAAAGAGCAAATACATCTAACAGAATTGTTCATATAGACACACAG AAACTGCATTCCTTGCTTGATTCCTCATCAAGTTCGATAGTTTATAAGACAGGCGATACACTGCCATCCAGTGTTCAAAATCCAATGATTACGATGGAAAACCAAACTGCAGTTGCATTGAAATGGAATGAACCAAAATATCCAAACGGTGTTATTCTCTTTTATAAG GTCAAATATGCACTTGTTAATGAAATCAAAGATTCTTCTGAGAAGCCATCTAATGTTCCAGCTCAATTTGTTTCACATAAATATACTTGGGAATATATCATCGTCAATGAAACATATGTTTTACTCACCGATTTATATCCGGGATCAATCTATGAGATCATAATCACTGTTCATAATTCTGCTG GATCAGACAACGGGAGCAATCCACTTCTTGCTTACACAGTTTCATTTGATGATTCAGCGAATAATCAACCAACAAACACTGGAAACTTTCCTTATTTAATCGCAACTATTGTCATTGCTGCATTGGTTTTCATA ATTTGTCTCATTTTAATACTTCAATGGAAATGTCGATCAAATAACAGGAAACATGAAAACAAGAACGGATTTACTGAGCAACAAACTGAATTCAGACCTTACAATTCACATCATGAAGCAATGG ACCAACGTACATACATAGATCCATACTCCATAGATGCTATATCACCTCATAGATTTCTATGCGAGACATCAGTAGAATCAATATCATGTGGACAAGTTATCGGCTGCGGAGAATTTGGTGAAGTTTATAAAGGAACTCTTGCAACTATTG ATTTGAAAACAGGACAAGAAACCACAATAGATGTTGCAGTGAAACAACTGAGAGATCAATGTGAACCACAAGAACAG ataaacTTTCTCCGTGAAGCAATGTCGCTTGAAAAATTTCGTCATCCGAATATTGTACACTTGGAGGCAGTAGTGACCCAAAGTCGTCCCTTTTTCATCGTTACTGAGTTGATGGACCATGGTAGTTTACACGGCTTCTTAACAAGCATCAAAGAAAAGACGATGTCCAAGTCTAATGGTCATGATTGGAGTCTCCCTATTTCACACCGTAAAATAGCAGAAATGTTGAAAGGTGTTGCAAGCGGAATGGAATACTTGAGTGGAAGAGGATTTGTTCATAG AGATCTTGCGGCGAGAAATGTTCTCATCAATTCAGACCTTGTGTGTAAGGTTGCTGATTTTGGCCTGATGAGGGAGGTAGAGAATAATGATTCTGAAAGTGGGAGTAATGGAAGTGGAACATACACAACTCGGGGAGGAAAAATTGCAATCAAATGGACTGCCCCTGAAGCTGTGGCGTTTCGTACATTCACCCAG TTCTCGGATGTTTGGAGCTTCGGCATCCTTATGTGGGAGGCATCAAGTTTTGGTGAATCACCGTACTGGGATATGACAAACCATGAAGTTATTAAAGTTGTCAATGATGGAATGAGATTGCCTGCTCCAGAA AAATGTCCGTCGGTTTTCCATCAACTAATGTTAGAATGTTGGCAGAGAGATCATCATAAACGTCCAACATTTACAAAAATTCTCACTAGATTCAATGAAATGCTTTCTGATCTGGAATCATTAGAAGTTCCAGCCAGTCCTGCAAGTTGTGG GATGCAAGAAATGTTTTTCGGCGAAAATGAAGACGTTACAATAGTAGATGTTAATGATCCACCTACTGAAACTAATAATGATGATGACGATGCCGCTCAAATCTCTGATAATGAAGACCAAGAAGCAGAACCTTTGTTAACCACAGTTATGGTGGATAGACACAATGTACAATATGGACCAGCCAATCAGGAGCCACGAAACAATTTCAAATCAACCAATGAGGATGAAGAAGGAACAGGGTCAGAGGTCAGCTCATGCACAAGTACAATATGTGCGAGTGAAATAACAGTCTGTGCAGCAAACGGTGTCGCAGTTTATGTTCCATTAGTACGATCAGATTCTGATGAAATTAGACCGAGTACACCTAGTGGATATTACCCCATTCAAGCATAA
- the LOC144427260 gene encoding uncharacterized protein LOC144427260, whose product MENKKSTREDISKADPSQKNRLDGEIHDENKKQGKQTESDPSQKNRLDGEIHDENKEQGKQTDSGLINSYSKHLLVTVLKVSLILAGIGLIFGLVIRESNFT is encoded by the exons ATGGAGAACAAAAAATCTACACGAGAAGATATAAGCAAAGCAG ATCCTTCACAGAAAAATAGATTAGACGGCGAGATACACGATGAAAATAAGAAACAAGGGAAACAGACTGAGTCAG ATCCTTCACAGAAAAATAGATTAGACGGCGAGATACACGATGAAAATAAGGAACAAGGGAAACAGACTGACTCAG GATTGATCAACAGCTACAGTAAACATCTTCTAGTAACTGTGTTGAAAGTTTCACTAATTCTCGCCGGCATTGGATTGATATTTGGATTAGTTATTCGTGAGTCCAACTTTACTTGA